Proteins encoded together in one Peribacillus asahii window:
- a CDS encoding 4-hydroxyphenylacetate 3-hydroxylase N-terminal domain-containing protein, with translation MVQIKGARNIWLDGNKVEKPAEHAAFRGTFETIKQLIKLIDDGKVGFYDESVQQNVHKAFLIPQTYEQLLEKREAYETWASKSYGMMSRLSDYAYTLITGYYIDREQLSVYDATFVEKITNYFELVKRERRLVTTAIADPQMDRSKPITERADHALLRVVEQREDGVVVSGAKMIATGAPYVDDIIINTPYSKEDGQEQYANLFIVATDSPALEIICRKSHAETDRELYPLASQFDEMDAVIIFDNVFIPNERIFIRGHAQGATAAHRHQQLNTLAHYQTVVRLATKLKFVAGLATAIAKSIAVDTFLHVQQKLGELYMQVDTINGLLQAAETEGSVEGSAYKPSAVPLQVARHLGTQYYARAMSILKEIGAGGYTQLPSTVIHRFEDERIEALLHRYYEGAATSAQDKTALFRVGWELVGSEIGSRHDLYERFYTGDPLRIQALFFENYDKGWLDERLDTFLNSLTTTVRQDVFV, from the coding sequence ATGGTGCAAATTAAAGGAGCTAGAAATATTTGGCTCGATGGAAATAAAGTAGAAAAGCCAGCAGAGCACGCTGCGTTTCGCGGGACGTTTGAAACAATCAAGCAGCTCATCAAGCTAATTGATGATGGGAAGGTTGGCTTTTATGATGAATCAGTACAACAAAATGTGCATAAAGCATTTTTAATTCCACAAACGTATGAGCAACTATTAGAAAAGAGAGAGGCGTATGAGACATGGGCCAGCAAGTCCTACGGAATGATGAGTCGCTTATCGGATTATGCGTATACGCTTATTACCGGCTACTACATCGACCGCGAGCAGCTAAGTGTATATGATGCAACATTCGTTGAAAAAATAACGAATTATTTTGAGTTAGTAAAGCGTGAACGTCGTTTAGTGACAACAGCGATTGCCGATCCGCAAATGGACCGTTCGAAGCCGATTACAGAGCGTGCAGATCATGCGTTACTTCGAGTTGTAGAACAGAGAGAGGACGGGGTTGTTGTTAGTGGAGCGAAAATGATTGCAACCGGTGCACCGTACGTCGACGACATTATTATTAATACGCCGTATAGCAAAGAAGACGGTCAGGAGCAATATGCGAATTTATTTATCGTCGCAACGGATTCGCCAGCGCTTGAAATTATTTGTCGTAAGAGCCATGCGGAGACGGATCGTGAACTATATCCGCTGGCGAGCCAGTTTGATGAGATGGATGCGGTTATCATTTTTGATAACGTCTTTATTCCAAATGAACGTATTTTTATTCGTGGTCATGCACAAGGGGCAACAGCAGCGCATCGTCATCAGCAGTTAAATACGTTAGCGCATTACCAAACGGTTGTGCGCCTGGCGACAAAGCTGAAGTTTGTTGCTGGACTTGCGACGGCCATTGCGAAAAGTATTGCGGTGGATACGTTTTTACATGTGCAGCAAAAGCTTGGTGAGCTGTATATGCAGGTCGATACAATTAACGGTTTGCTACAGGCGGCGGAAACGGAAGGGAGTGTAGAAGGTAGTGCGTATAAGCCGAGTGCGGTGCCGTTACAAGTAGCACGTCACTTAGGGACGCAGTATTATGCTCGGGCGATGAGCATTTTAAAGGAAATCGGCGCGGGTGGTTATACGCAGCTGCCATCAACAGTCATTCATCGTTTTGAGGATGAGCGAATAGAGGCGTTGTTGCATCGTTATTACGAGGGCGCGGCGACTTCTGCTCAGGATAAGACTGCACTATTTAGGGTTGGCTGGGAGCTAGTCGGCAGTGAAATCGGCAGCAGGCATGATTTATATGAGCGTTTTTATACAGGAGACCCGTTGCGCATCCAAGCTTTATTTTTTGAAAATTATGATAAAGGGTGGCTGGATGAACGGTTGGATACGTTTTTAAATAGCTTGACGACGACAGTAAGACAGGATGTGTTTGTATGA
- a CDS encoding 4-hydroxyphenylacetate 3-hydroxylase N-terminal domain-containing protein, producing the protein MTNLKERMQDGRSVWYGGKLVTNIAEHHAFRGTVQTIEQLLGLQAGALEQELTCEGAHLSFLVPTAREDLQRKEKAYKIWADATFGIMSRLSEYSREIETGWYANRKHLATIIPHFDTKIERIYQNSRNRDLLSTAAAQDLQRNRSRATVEADNGQLRVVKKTEEGVIVRGAKTIATAAPYVDEYIISSFHKRSDTQRALANTFIIPANLQGLQIVCRESFASSDAVNAPLSARYDEMDAVLIFEDVLIPWEYVLVLEDPDAAWKLQVDPVAAALSQHQTVVRLKSKLQSVAGIAYGLAKSADVTGFLNVQNDLANLIMQVETIEALLRTAQHTGELHNGIFIPNRQYLDTARNLGTRYYATGVEAIQQIGASGLLQTPATTEELASHPEWREYFSASDEFDSTKRTMLSKLAWDFIGSPLGSRHALYERFYSGDPVRTYANYYNNHPQQQAFTQFATSIL; encoded by the coding sequence ATGACGAATTTGAAGGAACGAATGCAGGATGGACGTAGTGTTTGGTACGGTGGCAAGCTCGTGACAAATATTGCGGAGCATCATGCGTTTCGCGGGACAGTGCAGACAATTGAGCAGCTATTAGGGTTGCAGGCAGGTGCGTTGGAGCAGGAGCTAACATGCGAGGGTGCGCATCTTTCGTTTTTAGTGCCTACAGCGCGTGAGGATTTACAGCGTAAGGAGAAGGCGTACAAAATTTGGGCGGATGCGACTTTTGGGATTATGAGTCGCTTGTCGGAGTATTCGCGTGAAATCGAGACGGGCTGGTATGCAAATCGTAAGCATTTAGCAACGATTATTCCACATTTTGATACGAAGATTGAGCGTATTTATCAAAATTCACGTAATCGCGATTTGCTATCGACCGCAGCGGCGCAAGATTTACAGCGTAATCGTAGTCGCGCAACGGTCGAGGCGGACAATGGTCAGCTACGCGTTGTCAAAAAGACGGAAGAAGGGGTTATTGTACGCGGAGCTAAAACCATTGCGACGGCTGCTCCTTATGTAGATGAATATATTATTTCGTCGTTCCATAAGCGGAGCGATACACAGCGTGCGTTAGCGAATACGTTTATTATTCCGGCTAATTTACAGGGCTTGCAAATTGTTTGTCGTGAATCGTTTGCGAGTAGTGATGCGGTTAATGCACCACTGAGTGCACGTTATGATGAAATGGACGCGGTGCTAATTTTTGAGGATGTACTCATTCCTTGGGAGTATGTGCTTGTGCTAGAGGATCCGGATGCAGCGTGGAAGTTGCAGGTAGACCCAGTGGCAGCTGCACTAAGCCAGCATCAAACGGTAGTCCGTTTAAAAAGTAAGCTGCAAAGCGTGGCGGGGATTGCGTACGGGCTTGCGAAAAGTGCAGATGTAACAGGCTTTTTAAACGTTCAAAATGATTTAGCAAATTTAATCATGCAGGTGGAGACGATTGAGGCGTTGCTGCGTACGGCACAGCATACAGGAGAGTTGCATAACGGGATTTTTATTCCGAATCGTCAATATTTAGACACGGCGCGTAATTTAGGGACGCGTTATTATGCAACAGGTGTAGAGGCGATTCAGCAAATCGGGGCGTCGGGGCTGCTACAGACACCAGCGACGACAGAGGAGCTTGCGAGTCATCCAGAATGGCGCGAATATTTTTCCGCATCTGATGAGTTCGATAGTACGAAGCGTACGATGCTTAGCAAGCTGGCGTGGGATTTTATCGGTAGTCCGCTTGGTTCGCGTCATGCGTTGTATGAGCGCTTTTATTCAGGAGATCCGGTTCGCACGTATGCGAATTATTATAATAATCATCCACAGCAGCAGGCATTCACACAGTTTGCGACATCGATTTTATAG
- a CDS encoding Ger(x)C family spore germination protein, producing the protein MKQSHSHIRPLFISISALLFLSLTGCWSSHEIEEQSLVIGLALDKGKQSSIEKKLNEQGVGYSKRNLITATYQFITPEVASSTTKQAGPQQKSYVNASETGDSNHQIVRELSLRSDQPLTGYHMKVVVISEDLAKSYKLEQLLNQNLRDSEVRLSCLVLISKGKASKTLETKTAGGIPAFRLVSIVENAYRSTRILPPMSYTKVESKIQSESSFLLQNVLSANGEVKFAGAAVIDGKTHTMTGFLNEEELEGITWITGKGKGGVVKSFDKETGQLLVYEIESMKSSIIPRVNGNNISFDVNIESDGRLSENWVLSGNAFENEFLKKAEKSFENEVKRLVGNVIEKMQKEYRVDVAGFGDYLKIENPKVWKKVKKDWDQTFSETPINYHVKLTIKDYGTLGS; encoded by the coding sequence ATGAAACAATCACATAGCCATATACGCCCTCTCTTCATTTCCATCTCGGCTCTTTTGTTCTTATCCCTTACAGGATGTTGGAGCAGTCATGAAATTGAAGAGCAAAGTCTAGTTATAGGTTTGGCATTGGATAAAGGCAAGCAGTCCTCCATTGAGAAAAAGTTAAACGAACAAGGGGTGGGTTATTCAAAAAGAAACCTGATTACTGCAACCTATCAATTTATCACGCCAGAAGTAGCAAGTTCAACAACAAAACAAGCCGGACCACAACAAAAATCTTATGTTAATGCTTCTGAAACGGGAGATTCCAACCATCAAATAGTTCGTGAATTATCATTGAGAAGTGATCAACCCCTAACCGGTTACCATATGAAAGTGGTTGTTATCAGTGAAGATCTTGCAAAATCGTATAAATTGGAACAATTACTTAATCAAAATCTTCGAGACAGCGAGGTTAGACTAAGCTGTCTTGTGCTCATTAGTAAAGGAAAGGCAAGCAAGACACTGGAAACAAAGACTGCAGGAGGAATTCCAGCCTTTCGTCTGGTTAGCATTGTAGAAAATGCATATCGTTCAACGAGGATTTTACCTCCTATGTCGTATACTAAAGTAGAGAGCAAAATCCAATCAGAATCTAGTTTTCTATTGCAAAATGTACTGTCAGCGAATGGGGAAGTCAAATTTGCAGGAGCTGCCGTGATCGATGGAAAGACACACACAATGACTGGATTTTTGAATGAGGAAGAACTAGAGGGCATAACATGGATAACAGGTAAGGGAAAAGGCGGCGTAGTGAAAAGCTTTGATAAAGAAACTGGTCAGCTGCTTGTGTATGAGATAGAGTCCATGAAAAGCAGTATTATACCTCGAGTTAATGGAAACAACATCTCTTTTGATGTAAACATTGAATCAGATGGAAGACTTTCTGAAAATTGGGTGCTTTCAGGAAATGCTTTTGAAAATGAATTTCTCAAAAAAGCAGAAAAATCTTTTGAAAATGAAGTGAAACGCTTGGTAGGGAATGTAATAGAAAAAATGCAAAAAGAATACCGAGTGGACGTTGCTGGCTTCGGAGATTACTTGAAAATTGAGAACCCCAAAGTATGGAAGAAAGTCAAAAAGGATTGGGATCAAACATTTAGTGAGACCCCGATTAACTACCATGTAAAATTAACGATTAAAGATTATGGAACATTAGGATCATAG
- a CDS encoding spore germination protein produces the protein MKDWISKINKKGKVTNNDKQESSTSQGTTGQFTDNFILNLEMVKQEIGHNWDVHFREFNLGRTGIRSIIIFVDGLSDKDLIDKHIMPSLMVDFSAEYKQNLPSFKEGISKEFIKNEVLSISDVEEVRSVKELASKVLTGSTALIIDGLLDAQILGTTKLKTRTIEEPVSEALVRGPRVGFTESLSDNTAFLRGSGEIENLSLVKFQVGKRSKKDLVVAYIKDIVDPELVQEVENRIKKIDIDNVPESGYVEQLIEDNYLSPFPQVQNTERPDRVIAALMEGRVAILLDGTPFALIAPVTLSMVLQSPEDYYERWIPGTFIRMLRYLAAILALFTPSLYIAFISFHSGMIPTKLAISIIGTRSGVPFPALIEALFMEISIEILREAGLRLPKPIGPAMGIVGGLIIGEAAVQAGIISPVLVIVVALTAISSFSIPQYSTGFTLRILRFPTMLCAATFGLYGVILFFLFMASHLVKLKSFGVPYLSPAVPYRLSEWKDLMIRMPLMMMKRRPKMMHTKNPIRKG, from the coding sequence ATGAAAGACTGGATATCAAAGATTAATAAAAAAGGCAAAGTCACTAACAATGACAAACAAGAATCATCTACCTCCCAAGGTACAACCGGTCAGTTTACAGATAATTTCATTTTAAACCTTGAAATGGTCAAGCAAGAAATTGGACATAATTGGGATGTGCATTTTCGGGAATTTAATTTAGGGCGTACAGGTATAAGGTCTATTATCATTTTTGTGGACGGACTATCGGATAAAGACCTCATTGATAAGCATATTATGCCATCATTGATGGTTGATTTTTCAGCAGAATATAAGCAGAACCTTCCTTCCTTCAAAGAAGGCATTTCAAAAGAATTTATAAAAAATGAAGTGTTATCCATTAGTGATGTGGAAGAAGTTCGTTCCGTTAAAGAGTTAGCATCAAAAGTACTAACAGGCTCTACCGCTCTTATAATTGATGGATTATTGGATGCGCAAATCCTTGGAACTACAAAACTTAAAACAAGAACGATTGAAGAGCCGGTATCAGAGGCACTAGTCAGAGGTCCACGAGTCGGTTTCACTGAATCTTTGAGTGATAATACAGCTTTTTTAAGGGGCAGTGGTGAAATTGAGAATTTATCGTTAGTAAAATTCCAAGTAGGAAAGCGTTCAAAAAAAGATTTAGTTGTCGCTTACATAAAAGATATTGTTGATCCCGAACTAGTTCAAGAGGTAGAAAATCGAATTAAGAAAATTGATATTGATAATGTGCCTGAATCAGGTTATGTAGAACAACTCATTGAAGATAATTACCTAAGTCCTTTTCCGCAGGTACAGAATACAGAGCGTCCGGATCGTGTGATCGCTGCTTTGATGGAAGGTCGAGTGGCCATCTTATTAGATGGGACGCCCTTTGCTTTGATCGCTCCGGTTACCTTAAGCATGGTGTTGCAATCACCGGAAGATTATTATGAAAGGTGGATTCCTGGCACATTCATACGAATGCTTCGTTACCTCGCAGCTATTCTGGCTCTTTTTACGCCGTCTTTGTATATAGCTTTTATCTCATTTCATTCAGGGATGATTCCGACCAAACTGGCCATCTCCATTATAGGAACCAGGTCCGGCGTTCCGTTTCCGGCACTTATCGAAGCATTATTCATGGAAATATCCATCGAAATTTTGAGGGAAGCAGGACTGCGCTTACCTAAGCCAATCGGTCCGGCAATGGGAATTGTCGGCGGTTTAATCATTGGGGAAGCTGCTGTACAGGCCGGGATCATTAGCCCTGTTTTGGTCATTGTAGTAGCGTTAACCGCTATTTCATCATTTTCCATTCCGCAATATAGTACGGGGTTTACATTACGGATTCTTCGTTTTCCCACAATGCTATGTGCTGCCACATTTGGATTATACGGGGTCATTCTCTTTTTTCTTTTTATGGCCAGCCATTTAGTGAAATTAAAAAGCTTTGGTGTACCTTATTTGAGTCCAGCCGTTCCTTATCGTTTAAGTGAATGGAAAGACCTGATGATTCGCATGCCACTCATGATGATGAAACGCCGGCCAAAGATGATGCATACGAAAAATCCTATACGTAAAGGATAA
- a CDS encoding CPBP family intramembrane glutamic endopeptidase, translated as METKLNIKIEPKNNNIKLFICYLLLFYFVWAFKELWLVKYIQSFSEAVSAFLTALVKISVWIVPAWLYIKYYLKTNPIDYLKMNINVRKGLFLGVILSILLGLRFALEVYVINNQTFNFTLPLNSYLNVFLLAGITEEIVFRGLILQEISKRMSFWKANFITAFLFLVIHYAIWIYNGEFFDLWGHIYVFLLGLIFGFVYKKTGSLWSVVVLHSFHNFFVIII; from the coding sequence ATGGAAACAAAATTAAACATAAAAATTGAACCAAAGAATAATAATATAAAATTATTTATATGTTACCTTTTATTATTTTACTTTGTTTGGGCTTTTAAAGAATTATGGTTAGTAAAGTATATTCAATCATTTAGTGAGGCTGTTTCAGCTTTCTTGACTGCATTAGTTAAGATTTCCGTCTGGATTGTTCCAGCTTGGTTATACATTAAATACTATTTAAAGACTAACCCAATAGACTACTTAAAAATGAATATTAATGTAAGGAAAGGCTTATTTTTGGGTGTAATTCTTTCAATATTACTTGGTTTACGATTTGCTTTAGAAGTTTATGTAATTAATAATCAAACATTTAACTTTACATTACCCTTGAACAGTTATCTTAATGTTTTTCTTTTGGCAGGAATTACAGAAGAGATTGTGTTTAGAGGATTAATTCTACAAGAGATTAGTAAAAGAATGTCTTTTTGGAAAGCCAATTTTATCACAGCTTTCTTGTTTTTAGTAATCCACTATGCAATCTGGATTTACAACGGGGAATTTTTTGATTTATGGGGTCATATATACGTTTTTCTTCTTGGATTAATTTTTGGTTTTGTATATAAAAAGACAGGTTCATTATGGTCAGTTGTAGTATTGCATTCATTTCATAACTTTTTTGTTATTATTATTTGA
- a CDS encoding sensor domain-containing diguanylate cyclase, with protein MNAKKGLKLQVAISILVIFSLIISILVNWYSATNAMKKSLTEEYLENNYNYAKKLSLNTYNLLEIMQQNLNAAAQLVGNKGFTQKDLDTWKSANGLDFNSTFIVDQDGVIQRMSPSIIPAKGGVKIQAGQKISTDTMKLALSKREPFISKPYRGTSGRLVLLLSAPIFDQSGNYKGLIVGTIYLESENVLKSTLKNHGYDNGSYVYVVDHTGRIIYHPDASRINEVVTNNAVVDKIRQGESGKAQTTNSQGIEFFMGYAFEESTGWGIVSQTPVSVLQEPLHKLFKEMAFRSLPFLTILLIIAWLLVCSLVKPLNNLAEFSKHAITQKKVVSIENLQIHSSIYEFRELFYHIKNHIHLLNMHIQIDGLTEIANRRTFDSIIMEYVETRTPFSLILLDIDCFKLVNDTYGHLIGDDVLKYLSRIMESFCEEEDLCFRYGGEEFVILIKHKTESDTFHIAERLRIRIAETTSPTGKPITISLGVTSLQPEDQHPKTIIERADKALYQSKSDGRNRTTIYKYENRTQPA; from the coding sequence ATGAATGCAAAAAAAGGATTAAAACTACAGGTTGCAATAAGTATATTGGTCATATTTTCACTGATTATTTCTATTCTAGTTAATTGGTACTCAGCTACAAATGCAATGAAAAAATCATTAACAGAAGAATATCTAGAAAACAACTACAATTACGCAAAAAAATTATCCTTAAACACCTATAATTTACTTGAAATTATGCAGCAAAATCTTAATGCAGCAGCACAGCTCGTAGGAAATAAAGGGTTTACCCAAAAAGATCTAGATACATGGAAATCTGCTAATGGTCTTGATTTTAATTCTACTTTTATTGTTGATCAAGACGGAGTTATTCAAAGAATGAGTCCTTCTATTATTCCAGCTAAGGGAGGAGTCAAGATACAAGCAGGACAAAAAATTAGCACAGATACTATGAAACTCGCTCTCTCTAAGAGAGAACCTTTTATTTCAAAACCGTATCGCGGGACTTCTGGTCGGTTAGTATTGCTCCTATCTGCTCCTATTTTTGATCAATCAGGAAACTATAAAGGTCTGATCGTTGGTACCATTTATTTAGAATCAGAAAATGTGCTTAAAAGTACGTTGAAAAACCATGGATATGATAACGGTTCTTATGTGTATGTTGTCGATCATACTGGTCGCATTATTTATCATCCTGACGCAAGCCGAATTAATGAGGTAGTGACTAACAATGCCGTTGTTGATAAAATTCGACAAGGAGAAAGTGGGAAAGCTCAAACTACAAATAGCCAAGGAATCGAATTTTTTATGGGATATGCCTTCGAAGAAAGTACAGGATGGGGAATTGTTTCTCAAACCCCTGTATCCGTACTTCAAGAGCCACTTCATAAATTATTTAAAGAGATGGCTTTTCGATCCCTTCCATTTTTAACGATCCTCTTAATCATTGCTTGGCTCTTAGTTTGCAGCCTTGTAAAACCATTAAATAATTTGGCGGAATTTTCAAAGCATGCAATCACTCAGAAGAAAGTTGTATCGATTGAAAATCTACAAATTCATTCGAGTATCTATGAGTTTCGTGAGCTTTTCTATCACATCAAAAATCACATACATTTATTAAATATGCACATTCAAATCGATGGTTTAACAGAAATCGCTAATCGGAGAACGTTTGACTCCATTATTATGGAATACGTGGAAACAAGAACTCCCTTTTCGCTTATCCTGCTAGACATTGATTGTTTTAAACTAGTAAATGATACGTACGGACATTTAATCGGGGATGACGTGTTAAAGTATTTATCTCGGATTATGGAAAGTTTTTGTGAAGAAGAGGATTTGTGCTTCCGTTATGGCGGAGAAGAGTTTGTCATTTTAATTAAACACAAAACGGAATCCGATACCTTTCATATTGCCGAACGGTTACGAATAAGGATAGCAGAAACGACTAGTCCAACTGGCAAACCGATTACAATATCATTAGGGGTTACTTCTTTACAACCAGAAGATCAACATCCAAAAACCATTATTGAAAGAGCTGATAAAGCTCTCTACCAATCCAAATCCGATGGTAGGAATAGAACAACGATTTATAAGTATGAAAATCGCACACAACCTGCTTAA
- a CDS encoding spore germination protein — MILSPKDQITTPQAAVIVINFILGTGLLTLPRSSAEKAHTPDVWISVILGGVIAIIAGVIMVKLGQQFPKKTFYQYINEIVGKWVGGLLNLAIICYFLMTSGFQLRSMAEVMRYLLLQGTPTWAITMTFMWVSLYLIIGGINPIARLFEIILPLTLILFLVVSFMSIKIFEINNLRPVLGEGVIPVLKGVKTTALAFTGPEIMLLLIPFMNQPKKAVKAVLVGVSISLIFYVITVVMVIGALSVDGVVTRTWPTLDLIRSFEVSGLIFERFESLLLVVWIMQIFSTFTITYYAASLGLAQLSKKSIQPFMFGLLPILYIISTISKNVNDLFKFGDFIGNFALFLFGLLPLLLLIISRIKGGKYETIT; from the coding sequence ATGATTCTCAGTCCGAAAGACCAAATTACCACTCCTCAAGCAGCTGTCATTGTCATCAACTTTATACTTGGTACAGGATTACTCACCCTACCCAGATCATCTGCGGAGAAAGCGCATACACCAGATGTATGGATAAGCGTTATTTTAGGCGGGGTTATCGCCATAATCGCAGGGGTGATCATGGTTAAATTAGGCCAGCAGTTTCCAAAAAAGACCTTTTATCAATACATCAATGAAATTGTAGGAAAATGGGTGGGTGGGTTACTCAATTTAGCTATAATCTGTTATTTTCTTATGACTTCCGGGTTTCAACTCCGTTCAATGGCGGAAGTCATGAGGTATTTACTTCTGCAAGGTACCCCTACATGGGCTATTACTATGACTTTCATGTGGGTGAGTCTCTATCTGATTATCGGCGGCATTAACCCAATCGCCCGTCTTTTTGAAATTATATTACCTTTGACACTTATCCTTTTTTTGGTTGTTTCCTTTATGAGCATTAAAATATTTGAGATCAATAATCTGCGTCCAGTATTAGGAGAAGGAGTTATCCCTGTACTAAAAGGAGTAAAGACAACGGCTCTCGCTTTTACAGGGCCTGAAATCATGTTACTGCTTATTCCGTTTATGAATCAGCCAAAAAAAGCAGTAAAAGCCGTGCTTGTTGGAGTGTCCATTTCATTAATTTTTTACGTGATAACGGTCGTAATGGTTATCGGAGCATTATCCGTTGATGGAGTGGTAACGAGAACATGGCCGACACTTGATCTTATACGAAGTTTTGAAGTCTCCGGTTTGATCTTTGAACGGTTTGAATCTTTATTGCTCGTGGTTTGGATTATGCAAATATTTTCCACATTCACCATCACATACTATGCAGCTTCTTTAGGGCTAGCTCAACTTTCAAAAAAGAGCATTCAACCATTTATGTTTGGCTTGCTTCCGATTCTATATATCATTTCCACGATTTCGAAAAATGTCAATGACCTCTTTAAATTTGGAGATTTCATCGGCAATTTCGCATTATTTTTATTTGGTTTACTCCCGCTTCTCCTGCTTATTATCTCAAGAATAAAGGGAGGAAAATATGAAACAATCACATAG
- a CDS encoding MetQ/NlpA family ABC transporter substrate-binding protein, translating into MKKFALFVVSILTVVLLAACGSSDVSKSASTDDTKHIRIGFSPGPYSDQVRKGIQPILKEKGYTIEFVEFTSGNEINFALAEGSLDANIFQHTAYFESFIKENKLDLVETIKVPTAPMGIYSDKLTEIKLDTSTKYKVLIPNDPPNIARALRILEEGGFLTLKSDYDPLTVSLHDIESYKVEIEFVEVEQAQLARLISDVDYAVVNGNYVLASDRKLSDSLLLENPPFEYQNLIAVRTEDKDKTFVKDLTDAYQTEDFQQLIETDPQFEGFWQPPYFK; encoded by the coding sequence ATGAAAAAATTTGCATTATTTGTCGTATCTATTTTGACCGTCGTATTGTTAGCAGCTTGCGGATCATCTGATGTCAGTAAATCAGCTAGTACCGATGATACGAAACATATTCGAATCGGTTTCTCGCCTGGTCCTTACAGTGATCAAGTACGTAAAGGGATCCAGCCTATCTTAAAAGAAAAAGGCTACACGATTGAGTTCGTCGAATTTACGAGCGGTAATGAAATCAATTTCGCCCTTGCAGAAGGCTCACTAGACGCTAACATTTTTCAGCATACAGCGTATTTTGAAAGCTTTATTAAAGAGAATAAATTAGATTTAGTCGAAACAATTAAAGTACCGACAGCGCCGATGGGTATTTATTCTGATAAACTTACAGAAATTAAGCTAGATACTAGTACAAAATACAAAGTGTTAATTCCAAATGACCCACCAAACATTGCTCGTGCACTACGCATTTTAGAGGAAGGTGGATTTTTAACATTAAAATCTGACTATGATCCGCTAACAGTGAGCTTACATGACATTGAGTCATACAAGGTAGAAATTGAGTTTGTAGAAGTAGAGCAAGCACAGCTAGCACGCCTAATTAGCGACGTTGATTATGCTGTCGTAAACGGTAACTATGTTTTAGCATCAGACCGTAAGCTTTCTGACAGCTTACTGCTTGAAAACCCACCATTTGAGTACCAAAACTTAATCGCTGTTCGTACAGAAGACAAAGATAAAACATTTGTTAAAGACTTAACAGACGCATACCAAACAGAGGATTTCCAGCAACTGATTGAAACAGACCCACAGTTTGAAGGCTTCTGGCAACCACCATACTTTAAATAA